In Perca flavescens isolate YP-PL-M2 chromosome 7, PFLA_1.0, whole genome shotgun sequence, the following proteins share a genomic window:
- the asb14b gene encoding dynein heavy chain 12, axonemal — MNTETEDDFYESEDDLDEDEAAQYIIEQSLIEYRKLKGLTPSDLKPSEDPDEIFKAIKEGDEDALNRLAVQPETLSRVDERGWIPLHEASAQENKSILEIIFSASPPGAAQCRTLKGETPLFLAVVHGLRENATFLLQNACSPDLQNDEQDSPLVAAILNDQYDLATLLLRYNAAVDQTGPLNRTALHESAFLGLENFVYLLLESGANPNACDIKKKTPLALAAQNGHLNVVEVLLQKGAHVWCESESGTILFDAAASGNPDIISLLLEHGADPNLVHLYSGHLPIHRVAYHGHILALEHLIPVTKMDAVKESGMSPLHSAASGGHAHCVEILLKAGYDPNFMLHPRVRRNYDDERRSSLFFAVSNNDLQCTRLLLEAGAMVNQDPINCLQVALRQGNYELINTLLKFGANVNYYSRVNTTHFPSALQYALKDEVMLRMILNHGYDVKRCFDCPYGDSSHDYAPWTTSIIKDMVFCEVITVSWLKHLSAQVVRIMLDYTDHVSFCSKLKDTLEEQKQWLEICHIQRNTRSLKHLCRLRIREHLSHLRLRAPVFINFLPLPPRLKDYLRYKEFDVYSRGSMVNPQ; from the exons ATGAACACGGAGACAGAAGATGACTTTTATGAATCGGAGGACGACTTGGATGAAGATGAGGCAGCGCAATATATAATtgaacaaagtctgattgaatATAGAAAGCTCAAAGGATTGACTCCAAG TGATCTGAAACCCAGTGAAGACCCTGATGAGATTTTCAAAGCAATCAAGGAGG GTGATGAAGATGCACTGAACAGACTGGCTGTGCAACCAGAGACTCTGTCAAGAGTTGATGAACGAGGATGGATCCCGCTGCATGAGGCTTCAGCACAGGAGAATAAAAGCATACTAGAGATTATCTTCTCAG cATCACCCCCAGGTGCAGCCCAGTGTCGTACTCTAAAGGGTGAGACACCACTGTTTCTGGCTGTGGTTCATGGACTCAGAGAGAACGCTACATTCTTGTTACAGAACGCTTGTAGCCCGGATCTCCAGAATGATGAGCAGGATTCTCCATTAGTAGCAG CTATTCTGAATGACCAGTACGACTTGGCCACACTATTGCTTCGCTACAACGCTGCAGTAGACCAAACAGGACCATTAAACAGGACAGCTCTACACGAGTCCGCGTTTTTAGGCCTGGAGAACTTTGTCTATCTGCTCCTAGAGTCTGGTGCCAACCCAAATGCATGTGACAtcaaaaagaaaactccacTGGCTCTGGCTGCTCAGAATGGACATCTCAACGTGGTCGAGGTGCTGTTACAAAAAG GAGCCCATGTGTGGTGTGAATCGGAGTCAGGCACTATCTTGTTTGATGCAGCAGCATCAGGAAACCCTGACATAATCTCCCTGCTGCTGGAGCATGGAGCAGATCCCAACCTAGTACATCTTTACAGTGGGCACCTGCCAATTCATCGTGTGGCCTACCATGGACACATACT GGCACTGGAGCACCTCATCCCAGTGACTAAGATGGATGCCGTGAAGGAAAGTGGGATGAGTCCTCTCCATTCTGCAGCTTCTGGGGGACATGCCCATTGTGTGGAGATTCTGCTCAAAGCTGGCTATGATCCAAACTTCATGCTACACCCAAGGGTGCGCCGCAACTATGATGATGAGCGCAGGTCTTCCCTCTTTTTTGCTGTGTCAAACAATGATCTTCAGTGCACCCGCTTGCTGTTAGAGGCTGGGGCAATGGTGAACCAGGATCCTATCAACTGTTTGCAGGTGGCCCTTAGACAGGGCAACTATGAGCTGATCAACACATTGTTGAAGTTTGGGGCAAATGTAAACTACTACTCCCGTGTCAACACCACTCACTTTCCCTCAGCACTGCAGTACGCCTTGAAAGACGAGGTCATGCTGAGAATGATTCTGAACCATGGGTATGATGTTAAGCGTTGCTTTGACTGTCCGTATGGTGACAGCTCCCATGACTACGCCCCTTGGACGACCTCAATCATCAAAGACATGGTG TTCTGTGAGGTGATAACAGTGTCCTGGCTTAAGCACTTATCTGCTCAGGTGGTGCGCATCATGCTCGACTACACCGACCACGTCTCCTTCTGCAGCAAACTCAAGGACACCTTGGAAGAGCAGAAACAGTGGCTGGAGATCTGTCACATTCAAA GGAATACACGGAGCCTGAAGCACCTGTGTCGTTTGCGGATAAGGGAGCATCTCAGTCACCTGCGCTTGAGAGCCCCAGTTTTC